The proteins below come from a single Manduca sexta isolate Smith_Timp_Sample1 chromosome 3, JHU_Msex_v1.0, whole genome shotgun sequence genomic window:
- the LOC119189636 gene encoding putative protein TPRXL, with amino-acid sequence MVLARMHGSPGEIMSHWSVACSAPHEQESLGAITTLRSTMLPRGKKLVLLARSSSNLSYNSREQTASNDTIPTAPVRTLPEEHYTVIIHQSITEHAPATSSSTILDEPLALPSLQNETIISRPNSPSILGDNDVIHEQENQLMVNFSGTDSSDEFRPSPNKSSSDSSSSSSSSSSSSSSSSQSSDDSSSDNNDVENETSHPPNLAPKPKGRKRIRNPTTWKKNIAKRLKNSGQGYTSIKTKKENSAKKMGPVCSIKCRLSCSSKFNEEKRNEIFQSYWQLGSLERQRDFLNNCTRPLKCAYRRIKTNNRKYERKENTAFYLLNENKDIA; translated from the exons ATGGTTTTGGCGCGAATGCACGGGTCACCGGGAGAAATAATGTCTCATTGGTCAGTTGCGTGCAGCGCCCCGCACGAGCAGGAGTCTCTTGGTGCTATAACGACACTAAG atcAACAATGCTGCCACGTGGTAAAAAACTTGTGCTACTTGCACGATCAAGTAgcaatttaagttataattctaGAGAGCAAACAGCATCAAATGATACCATTCCGACCGCACCAGTAAGAACACTACCAGAAGAACATTACACTGTTATAATTCATCAAAGCATTACGGAACATGCACCAGCAACCAGCAGCAGTACTATTCTGGATGAGCCACTAGCACTACCTTCACTGCAAAATGAGACTATTATATCACGCCCAAACTCGCCGTCTATTTTAGGTGACAATGATGTTATCCATGAACAGGAAAACCAGCTAATGGTTAATTTTTCCGGAACCGATTCTAGTGACGAGTTTAGGCCTAGTCCTAATAAGTCTTCATCCGATAGCTCCAGTAGTAGTTCCAGTAGTAGTTCCAGTAGCAGTTCCAGTAGTCAATCGTCCGATGATAGTAGTTCTGATAACAACGATGTTGAAAATGAGACCAGCCATCCACCAAACCTAGCACCTAAACCGAAAGGAAGGAAACGAATTCGTAATCCAACAACCTGGAAAAAGAACATCGCGAAACGATTAAAAAATTCTGGCCAAGGCTATActtcaataaaaactaaaaaagaaaattctgCTAAGAAAATGGGTCCCGTATGCTCAATAAAATGTCGGCTGTCATGTTCATCGAAATTTAATGAAGAAAAGAGAAATGAAATTTTTCAGTCTTATTGGCAGTTGGGAAGTTTAGAGAGACAgcgagattttttaaataattgtacgaGACCACTGAAATGTGCATACCGTCGCATAAAGACAAATAATAGGAAATACGAGAGGAAAGAAAATACTGCATTTTACTTACTTAATGAAAACAAAGATATAGCATAA